One window of the Candidatus Chryseobacterium colombiense genome contains the following:
- the lpxB gene encoding lipid-A-disaccharide synthase, translated as MKYYIIAGEASGDLHGSNLIKALKQKDPNSEFRFWGGDLMANQGGTMVKHYRDLAFMGFLEVAMNLKTILNNIKFCKEDIKKNKPDVLILVDYPGFNLRIAKFAKELGIKVVYYISPQLWAWKEGRVEIIKKYVDEMMVILPFEEDFYKKHKVHSHFVGHPLLDAISTLQEINIEEFKKENGLNEKEIIALLPGSRKQEVEKMLEMMLSVRPYFKEYQFVIAGAPSLPKEFYEKYVDENVHFVSNRTYDLLRCSKAALVTSGTATLETALLNVPEVVCYRGSKVSYAIAKRLVKNIKYISLVNLIMDREVVKELIQNDLNTKNLVEELKKMLEGEKRVEVLKEYELLREKLGGEGASKNAAEVILKLQ; from the coding sequence ATGAAATATTATATTATCGCAGGTGAAGCATCCGGAGATCTACACGGAAGCAATTTGATAAAAGCTTTAAAACAAAAAGATCCCAATTCAGAATTCAGATTTTGGGGAGGAGATCTTATGGCAAACCAAGGCGGAACAATGGTAAAGCATTACCGTGATCTTGCTTTCATGGGGTTTTTAGAGGTGGCGATGAATTTAAAAACCATTTTGAATAATATTAAATTCTGTAAAGAAGATATTAAAAAGAATAAGCCGGATGTCTTAATTCTAGTGGATTATCCGGGATTTAACTTAAGAATTGCAAAGTTTGCAAAAGAACTTGGGATAAAAGTTGTTTACTATATTTCTCCTCAGCTTTGGGCATGGAAAGAAGGAAGAGTAGAGATCATCAAAAAATATGTAGATGAAATGATGGTAATCCTTCCTTTTGAAGAAGATTTTTATAAAAAACATAAAGTGCACTCTCATTTTGTTGGGCATCCTTTGCTAGATGCAATTTCCACGCTTCAGGAAATCAATATTGAGGAATTCAAAAAAGAGAACGGACTGAACGAAAAAGAAATCATAGCACTTTTACCGGGCTCAAGAAAACAGGAAGTTGAAAAAATGCTTGAAATGATGCTTTCCGTAAGACCTTATTTTAAAGAATATCAGTTCGTTATTGCCGGTGCACCAAGTCTTCCGAAAGAATTTTATGAAAAATATGTAGATGAGAATGTACATTTTGTGTCTAACAGAACGTACGATTTATTGAGATGTTCAAAAGCGGCTTTGGTGACTTCCGGGACAGCAACCTTAGAAACAGCTTTACTGAATGTTCCTGAAGTGGTTTGTTATCGAGGAAGTAAAGTTTCTTATGCGATTGCAAAAAGATTGGTGAAAAATATCAAATATATTTCTCTGGTGAATTTAATTATGGATCGTGAGGTTGTGAAAGAACTTATTCAAAACGATTTAAATACTAAAAACCTGGTTGAAGAGTTGAAAAAGATGTTGGAAGGAGAAAAAAGAGTTGAGGTTCTTAAGGAGTACGAATTGCTGCGAGAAAAACTGGGTGGAGAAGGAGCGAGTAAAAATGCAGCCGAAGTCATTTTAAAACTTCAGTAG
- a CDS encoding DUF2480 family protein: MSEEFEIRNKVAESGLINFDLTDLVPKGERKGIDLKDFLYMEMILKEKDFREKVAAINPEDYKDAYVYIYNSADSIVPLWAYFLITAKLTEATKKIVFGNREDLEVILMHNAIQNYDFDEMRGKRVLVKGCSDKEIPENAYIELVEQLQPLVKSLMFGEACSNVPILKN, translated from the coding sequence ATGTCAGAAGAATTTGAAATAAGAAATAAAGTTGCAGAAAGCGGTTTAATCAATTTTGACCTTACAGATCTTGTTCCGAAAGGAGAAAGAAAGGGGATCGATCTGAAAGATTTTCTTTATATGGAGATGATTTTAAAAGAGAAAGATTTCCGCGAAAAAGTAGCAGCGATCAATCCGGAAGATTATAAAGATGCCTATGTCTATATTTATAACTCGGCAGATTCTATTGTTCCTCTTTGGGCCTATTTTTTAATCACAGCAAAACTTACTGAAGCCACAAAGAAAATAGTTTTTGGAAATCGTGAAGATCTGGAAGTTATTCTCATGCACAATGCCATCCAAAACTATGATTTTGATGAAATGAGAGGAAAAAGAGTTTTGGTTAAAGGATGTTCAGATAAAGAAATTCCGGAGAATGCTTATATTGAACTGGTAGAACAGTTACAGCCACTTGTAAAGTCATTAATGTTTGGAGAAGCATGTTCCAATGTTCCAATTTTAAAGAACTAA
- a CDS encoding DUF937 domain-containing protein produces the protein MSLLDLLTGNTSNQVAEQAENKFGISRNQIIALLAVAAPLIISYLRNKSQDAKEAEALNNALDKDHDGSILNDSSQLEARESEGSSILGHIFGGDRQNVENQLSQNTGISIDKIGPVLAMLAPVIMGYIGKEKQQNNVGAGGLGDLLGGILGNASNQAQAQQSSPLNDILGSVLGGGQSQSQSSGNPLSEILGSVLGGGNNQQNQQGGGGLGSILGSFFGK, from the coding sequence ATGAGTTTACTCGATTTACTTACCGGAAACACCAGCAATCAGGTTGCTGAACAGGCTGAAAATAAATTCGGAATCAGCAGAAATCAAATTATTGCCCTATTGGCAGTAGCCGCACCACTGATTATTTCTTACCTGAGAAACAAATCTCAGGATGCCAAAGAAGCAGAAGCACTTAACAATGCATTGGATAAAGACCATGACGGAAGTATCCTGAATGACTCCTCTCAATTAGAGGCCAGAGAATCAGAAGGCAGTTCTATTTTGGGTCATATTTTCGGTGGAGACAGACAAAATGTGGAAAACCAACTTTCTCAGAATACAGGTATTTCAATTGATAAAATCGGACCTGTTTTAGCGATGTTAGCTCCTGTAATTATGGGATATATCGGAAAAGAAAAGCAACAGAACAATGTAGGAGCAGGAGGCTTGGGAGATCTTTTGGGAGGAATTCTCGGAAATGCATCCAACCAGGCTCAAGCACAACAATCCAGTCCTTTGAATGATATTTTAGGCAGCGTTTTAGGTGGCGGTCAATCTCAGTCTCAATCTTCAGGAAATCCATTGAGTGAGATTCTGGGAAGTGTTCTTGGAGGAGGTAACAACCAACAAAACCAACAAGGAGGAGGCGGTTTAGGAAGCATCCTGGGAAGTTTTTTTGGAAAATAA
- a CDS encoding 30S ribosomal protein THX, with protein MGKGDKKSRKGKINNGSYGKRRPRRKSKSAVASEGQSKN; from the coding sequence ATGGGAAAAGGCGACAAAAAATCAAGAAAAGGAAAAATTAATAATGGAAGTTATGGGAAAAGAAGACCACGAAGAAAGTCAAAATCTGCTGTAGCTTCTGAAGGACAATCTAAAAATTGA